A portion of the Granulosicoccus antarcticus IMCC3135 genome contains these proteins:
- the holB gene encoding DNA polymerase III subunit delta': protein MNALTPCPPWLREDGAALMERSRQGRLPHALLLNGIDGIGKRAFAQWLAESLLCRKRTETGACGSCESCRQLLAGSHPDFRKLVPEGANATIKVDPVRELVEWLQLTASEGSYRVALLEQADTLNRNAANSLLKTLEEPGDHAVLILSATRTGALPATIRSRCQKITLKMHDRPAAIEWLSQNMEGAAETALLEAGGGPYAALNMQNKEFQDARELLLKAWKDLFEHKGSVGRISDSLSNLDTSLCLATFSRWALLAVKQEANLPAGADPDVSSVISETRHRLSNETWFTIHDRLLQLHRSDSASFKTQTVLEGIFADIRLMTNG, encoded by the coding sequence ATGAATGCCTTGACACCTTGTCCGCCCTGGTTAAGGGAGGACGGTGCCGCCCTGATGGAACGTTCACGTCAGGGGCGACTGCCACATGCCTTGTTGTTGAACGGTATAGACGGCATCGGAAAACGTGCCTTCGCCCAATGGCTGGCTGAGTCCTTATTGTGCCGAAAGCGCACTGAAACAGGTGCCTGTGGCAGTTGTGAATCCTGTCGTCAGTTGCTGGCAGGCTCCCACCCTGATTTCCGCAAACTGGTGCCTGAAGGTGCGAATGCGACCATCAAGGTCGATCCTGTTCGTGAGCTGGTGGAGTGGTTGCAGTTGACTGCCAGTGAAGGCAGTTATCGGGTGGCACTGCTGGAGCAGGCAGATACATTGAACCGCAATGCGGCTAACAGTCTGTTGAAAACACTTGAAGAACCCGGGGATCATGCGGTGCTGATTCTCAGTGCGACTCGCACGGGCGCATTGCCAGCCACGATTCGTAGTCGTTGTCAGAAAATCACGCTGAAAATGCATGACAGGCCGGCAGCAATCGAATGGTTGTCGCAGAATATGGAAGGAGCTGCGGAGACGGCCTTGCTGGAAGCAGGCGGAGGACCTTATGCCGCTCTGAACATGCAGAACAAGGAATTTCAGGATGCCCGTGAGTTACTTCTGAAAGCCTGGAAAGATCTGTTCGAGCATAAGGGGAGTGTGGGGCGTATCAGCGATTCACTGTCGAATCTGGATACCAGCTTGTGTCTGGCCACGTTCAGTCGTTGGGCTCTGCTGGCTGTGAAGCAGGAAGCAAATCTGCCTGCCGGTGCTGACCCTGATGTGTCATCGGTCATATCTGAGACACGACACCGTCTTTCAAACGAGACATGGTTCACGATTCACGATCGTTTATTGCAATTACATCGTTCTGACAGCGCCAGCTTCAAGACTCAGACTGTGCTGGAGGGAATATTTGCCGATATACGTCTCATGACTAACGGCTGA
- the tmk gene encoding dTMP kinase: MSMRGKFITLEGLEGVGKTTNRQFVEALLDDANIAFVGTREPGGTPLGESLRELVLAADGQVDDVTELLLMTASRVEHIARVIEPALTAGKWVLCDRFLDASIAYQGAGRQLGVERVAELHALMGVTLEPDLTILLDMPVQEGLERMAARSEPDRIEREAHAFFERARAAYLQRASDAPERVVVIDAGRSLELVQESVRQALQPILSEG, translated from the coding sequence ATGAGCATGCGCGGTAAATTCATTACGCTCGAAGGGCTGGAAGGGGTTGGCAAGACAACCAATCGTCAATTTGTCGAAGCGCTGCTGGATGATGCCAATATTGCCTTTGTCGGTACGCGTGAGCCCGGTGGTACCCCGCTGGGGGAATCCTTGCGCGAGCTGGTTCTCGCCGCTGACGGGCAGGTCGATGATGTTACCGAATTACTGTTGATGACCGCCTCCCGGGTCGAGCATATTGCTCGCGTCATCGAGCCTGCGCTTACCGCTGGCAAATGGGTTCTGTGTGACCGGTTTCTGGACGCCAGCATTGCCTACCAGGGCGCTGGGCGGCAGCTGGGAGTAGAGCGGGTGGCGGAACTGCATGCCTTGATGGGTGTCACGCTTGAGCCCGATCTGACCATTCTGCTGGATATGCCTGTTCAAGAGGGCCTCGAGCGCATGGCAGCTCGCAGCGAGCCTGATCGTATCGAGCGTGAGGCCCATGCGTTTTTCGAACGTGCCCGTGCAGCTTATTTGCAGCGGGCCAGTGATGCGCCTGAAAGGGTCGTCGTGATTGATGCGGGCCGCTCTCTCGAACTGGTTCAGGAGTCCGTTCGTCAGGCGCTGCAGCCGATACTGAGTGAAGGCTGA
- the fabF gene encoding beta-ketoacyl-ACP synthase II — protein sequence MVTGLGLVTPVGNGVEESWKNILAGVSGAETITQFDVSAYNTRFSASVKNFDATEYFSAKDARKMDVFVHYGIAAGMQAIEDAGLESAEGLDRERVGVSIGSGIGGLPNIEAQHKALLDGGPRKVSPFFVPSTIINMISGNLSIKFGYKGPNLCTVTACTSGTHNIGDAARLIEYGDADVMVAGGAEMATCPLGLAGFGAARALSTNNDDPAAASRPWDRDRDGFVLGDGAGIMVLEEYEHAKARGAKIYCEVAGYGMSGDAHHMTTPSANGEGAARCMKAALRNSGLTAEDIDYVNAHGTSTPAGDVAETQAIKTAFGSHAQSILVSSTKSMTGHLLGAAGGVEAVFCVLAMRDQVAPPTINLDNPGDGCDLDFVANKKRAAKLNVTMSNSFGFGGTNGTLIFAKDGV from the coding sequence GTGGTAACCGGATTGGGTCTTGTGACCCCTGTGGGTAATGGAGTCGAGGAAAGCTGGAAGAACATCCTTGCGGGTGTGTCTGGTGCCGAGACCATTACACAATTCGACGTGTCGGCCTATAACACCCGTTTTAGCGCCTCAGTAAAGAACTTTGATGCAACGGAATATTTTTCCGCCAAGGATGCTCGCAAGATGGACGTTTTTGTCCACTACGGCATTGCTGCAGGCATGCAGGCCATAGAAGACGCGGGTCTGGAAAGTGCAGAAGGTCTGGATCGGGAACGCGTAGGCGTCTCCATCGGTTCGGGAATAGGCGGTTTGCCGAATATCGAAGCTCAGCACAAGGCGTTGCTGGACGGTGGACCACGCAAGGTATCGCCATTCTTCGTACCGTCTACAATCATCAACATGATCAGTGGCAATCTGTCCATCAAATTTGGCTACAAAGGGCCGAACCTGTGCACAGTAACAGCCTGTACCAGTGGCACTCACAACATCGGAGACGCAGCGCGTCTGATCGAATATGGTGATGCTGACGTGATGGTCGCGGGTGGCGCCGAGATGGCAACTTGTCCTTTGGGATTGGCTGGTTTCGGGGCTGCAAGAGCCTTATCCACTAACAATGACGACCCTGCGGCAGCCAGTCGCCCATGGGATCGGGATCGGGATGGATTCGTACTGGGTGATGGGGCCGGCATCATGGTACTTGAGGAGTACGAGCATGCAAAAGCTCGCGGTGCCAAAATCTACTGCGAAGTTGCCGGCTATGGCATGAGCGGCGACGCCCATCACATGACAACGCCATCAGCCAATGGCGAAGGTGCGGCACGTTGCATGAAAGCGGCGCTGCGCAACTCGGGACTAACCGCAGAGGACATCGACTACGTCAATGCGCATGGAACATCAACACCTGCGGGCGACGTGGCCGAGACTCAGGCGATCAAGACCGCCTTCGGCTCACATGCACAATCAATTCTGGTCAGTTCGACCAAGAGCATGACGGGTCACTTGCTGGGAGCAGCCGGTGGTGTAGAAGCTGTTTTCTGTGTGCTGGCCATGCGTGATCAGGTGGCACCACCGACCATCAACCTGGATAACCCGGGTGATGGTTGTGATCTTGACTTTGTTGCGAACAAAAAGCGCGCGGCAAAGCTGAATGTGACCATGAGTAATTCCTTCGGATTTGGTGGCACGAACGGCACACTGATATTCGCGAAAGACGGCGTGTGA
- a CDS encoding SET domain-containing protein, giving the protein MTAVKSKGDGPGKKKGRRSVESIMADYKDARPSDVSDKVFVATSAVHGKGLFAAKRLKAGTVLSRLHGMPTFDDGIYVLWITDEIGLELTNDLKYINHDKNPNAAYSDLDVTIVRDVKAGEELLHDYGW; this is encoded by the coding sequence ATGACAGCGGTTAAGAGCAAGGGCGATGGGCCTGGCAAGAAAAAAGGCCGGCGTTCGGTTGAGAGCATCATGGCTGACTACAAGGATGCTCGCCCCAGCGATGTTTCGGACAAGGTTTTCGTAGCCACCAGTGCCGTGCATGGAAAAGGCCTGTTTGCGGCCAAACGGCTCAAGGCGGGTACCGTGCTCAGTCGACTGCATGGCATGCCGACTTTTGATGATGGTATCTACGTACTTTGGATCACGGACGAAATAGGTCTTGAACTGACCAACGATCTCAAGTACATCAATCACGACAAAAACCCCAACGCCGCCTACTCGGATCTGGACGTCACTATCGTGCGCGATGTGAAAGCCGGTGAAGAGTTGTTGCACGACTACGGCTGGTAA
- a CDS encoding PilZ domain-containing protein: protein MTEETRKGIISFSITDRGALYSSYMSFVQNGGVFVPTARNYEIGDKVFMLLKLMDDHSISPVSGTVVWLTPPGAQGSKVAGIGVQFSEEDHGKNKSNIEQHLAATLQGDRPTQTM from the coding sequence ATGACCGAAGAAACACGAAAAGGCATTATCTCTTTCTCCATCACTGACCGCGGCGCCCTGTATTCGTCGTATATGTCATTTGTTCAGAACGGTGGTGTCTTTGTTCCCACTGCACGTAACTACGAGATCGGTGACAAGGTCTTCATGCTGCTCAAGCTGATGGATGACCACAGCATCTCTCCGGTTAGCGGTACGGTCGTCTGGTTGACGCCGCCGGGTGCACAGGGCAGCAAAGTCGCTGGCATCGGTGTGCAGTTTTCCGAGGAAGATCACGGCAAGAACAAGTCGAATATCGAGCAACATCTGGCGGCGACGCTTCAGGGTGATCGACCGACACAAACCATGTAG
- a CDS encoding carboxypeptidase M32: MSQSIKQLENRFHRLAQLDHASTFLSWDQMVMMPNAGNEPRSAALAELASLRHELLTAPEVGDWIGEAELALATDSSTTESDATTATAHATANATAHIREMKRSWHQAMALPAELVHAKVIAGSRCEHGWRTQRGNNDWAGFLENFRPVVALAREEAQCRQALAPERFATPYDALLDLHCTGDSQALISGVFAQLKQELPGLMQEVMERQASQSITSLEGSYPIAQQQALSESLMSMLGFDFESGRLDVSMHPFSTGVKGDQRITTRYRETDFADALQATAHETGHAAYESGLPDELQSFPVGRARNMCIHESQSLLFEKHLFLSRSFGKAMLEPLHRHLPATVAFDSDAIWMAQTRVKPSFIRVEADEVSYPLHVMLRYDIESALINGKMEADDIPEAWQASLQNYLGLSVSGNHALGCLQDIHWTDGAFGYFPSYTMGAVNAAQLGASFKQQHPEWQQQFAQGDVGFVRQWLSDNIWKHGCALESQQLMSAATGEGSDARHLLAHLRSRYLQDID; this comes from the coding sequence ATGAGTCAATCAATCAAACAGCTGGAAAACCGTTTCCACCGTCTTGCACAGTTGGACCATGCAAGCACATTCCTGAGCTGGGATCAGATGGTGATGATGCCCAACGCGGGTAATGAGCCACGCTCGGCGGCATTGGCAGAGCTTGCGAGTCTCAGGCACGAGCTGCTGACGGCTCCGGAGGTCGGTGACTGGATTGGCGAGGCTGAGCTTGCGCTCGCTACCGATAGTTCAACAACTGAGTCTGATGCGACGACCGCGACCGCGCACGCGACGGCGAACGCGACGGCGCACATCCGGGAAATGAAGCGTAGCTGGCATCAAGCGATGGCCTTGCCTGCGGAGCTGGTGCATGCCAAGGTGATTGCCGGTTCTCGTTGTGAGCATGGCTGGCGTACTCAGCGTGGCAATAATGACTGGGCAGGCTTTCTGGAAAACTTCCGACCGGTGGTGGCACTGGCACGTGAAGAGGCGCAATGCCGCCAGGCACTGGCTCCTGAGCGCTTCGCGACCCCTTACGATGCACTGTTGGACCTGCACTGCACCGGTGACAGTCAAGCGTTGATTAGCGGTGTATTCGCACAACTCAAGCAAGAGCTGCCGGGTTTGATGCAGGAAGTCATGGAGCGCCAGGCATCGCAAAGCATCACTAGTCTGGAGGGCAGTTACCCCATTGCACAGCAGCAGGCTCTGAGTGAGTCCCTGATGAGTATGCTGGGTTTTGATTTTGAGTCGGGCAGGCTGGATGTCAGCATGCACCCATTCAGCACGGGTGTGAAAGGGGATCAACGTATTACCACGCGTTATCGCGAAACTGATTTTGCAGACGCCTTGCAGGCAACGGCTCACGAAACCGGGCATGCCGCCTATGAGTCAGGTCTGCCGGATGAATTGCAATCATTCCCTGTGGGTCGAGCCCGCAATATGTGTATTCACGAAAGCCAGAGTCTGCTGTTCGAAAAGCATCTCTTCCTGTCGCGATCCTTTGGCAAGGCCATGCTGGAACCTTTGCATCGGCACTTGCCGGCAACTGTTGCCTTTGACAGCGATGCCATCTGGATGGCGCAGACACGAGTCAAGCCCAGCTTCATCCGCGTCGAAGCTGATGAGGTCAGTTACCCGCTGCATGTCATGTTGCGCTATGACATTGAAAGTGCGTTGATCAATGGGAAAATGGAGGCGGATGATATTCCAGAAGCCTGGCAGGCTTCCTTGCAGAATTACCTGGGTCTGTCGGTCAGCGGTAATCACGCACTGGGTTGTCTGCAGGACATTCACTGGACAGATGGTGCATTCGGCTATTTTCCTTCCTACACGATGGGGGCGGTGAATGCGGCGCAGCTGGGGGCCTCATTCAAGCAGCAGCATCCTGAATGGCAGCAGCAGTTTGCCCAGGGTGATGTCGGTTTTGTCAGACAGTGGTTGTCGGACAATATCTGGAAGCACGGCTGCGCGCTGGAATCGCAGCAATTGATGAGTGCTGCGACAGGCGAGGGCAGTGATGCAAGGCATTTGCTAGCGCATTTACGCAGTCGCTATCTGCAGGATATCGACTAG
- the mltG gene encoding endolytic transglycosylase MltG: protein MRFFLLLVALSCGAAGYYSWSDYNRYLAEPVNLPSDSTLFTIQKGWSAKRLSVELEQQGIIDKRYWFDLYVRLSDKGAGIKTGEYSLLAPMSVPELFATFIQGQTTQYSQNIIEGSNWKQTLARVASSTVLRHTITEEVLASPEAIMELLGFPGLHPEGQFFADTYAFPKGTSDLDYLLRSKQNLDRVLAEEWAGRAENIPLETPYEALILASIVEKETAVIAERPLIAGVFLSRINKKMRLQTDPTVIYGIGDSYDGNIRRKDLTTDTPYNTYTRAGLPPTPIAMVGREAIRAVLHPESTTSLYFVARGDGSHQFSDTLAEHNAAVRKYQLKR, encoded by the coding sequence ATGCGTTTCTTTCTGTTGCTTGTGGCGCTGAGTTGTGGTGCCGCTGGCTACTATTCCTGGAGCGATTACAATCGCTATCTCGCCGAGCCCGTTAATCTGCCCTCAGACAGCACCTTGTTCACCATCCAGAAGGGTTGGTCTGCCAAGCGATTGTCGGTGGAGCTGGAACAGCAAGGCATTATCGACAAGCGTTACTGGTTCGATCTGTATGTTCGGCTGAGTGACAAGGGCGCGGGTATCAAGACGGGTGAGTACAGTCTGCTTGCACCCATGAGCGTACCGGAGTTATTTGCCACTTTTATTCAGGGGCAAACTACCCAGTATTCGCAAAACATCATAGAAGGCTCAAACTGGAAGCAGACCCTGGCAAGGGTGGCAAGCTCGACTGTATTGCGCCACACTATTACCGAGGAAGTGTTGGCCTCACCTGAGGCCATCATGGAACTGCTGGGTTTTCCGGGACTGCACCCTGAGGGGCAGTTCTTTGCCGATACCTATGCCTTTCCCAAAGGCACCAGTGATCTGGATTATCTATTGCGTTCCAAGCAGAACCTGGATCGGGTACTGGCAGAAGAATGGGCAGGTCGCGCAGAAAACATACCTCTGGAAACACCGTATGAAGCGCTGATTCTGGCTTCGATTGTCGAAAAGGAAACAGCAGTAATTGCTGAGCGTCCGTTGATAGCCGGTGTCTTCCTGTCTCGTATCAACAAGAAAATGCGACTGCAAACCGACCCAACTGTGATCTACGGTATCGGTGATAGCTATGATGGCAATATTCGGCGCAAGGATCTGACCACTGACACTCCGTACAATACGTATACCCGAGCAGGTCTGCCGCCAACACCGATTGCCATGGTGGGGCGTGAAGCTATTCGAGCTGTGTTGCATCCAGAATCAACCACCTCGCTGTATTTCGTTGCGCGTGGCGATGGCTCTCACCAGTTTTCAGACACACTGGCAGAGCACAACGCAGCGGTCCGTAAATATCAACTCAAACGCTGA
- the acpP gene encoding acyl carrier protein yields the protein MSSIDERVKKIVVEQLGVKEEEVTTKASFVEDLGADSLDTVELVMALEEEFECEIPDEEAEKITTVEQAVDYVTAHIEQA from the coding sequence ATGAGCAGTATTGACGAACGCGTCAAAAAGATTGTCGTAGAGCAGCTTGGCGTAAAAGAAGAAGAAGTTACGACCAAAGCTTCATTTGTCGAAGATCTAGGCGCAGATTCTCTCGATACCGTCGAGCTAGTGATGGCGCTCGAAGAAGAATTCGAGTGCGAGATCCCCGATGAAGAAGCTGAAAAGATCACCACTGTCGAACAAGCGGTTGACTACGTCACCGCTCATATCGAACAAGCTTGA